The DNA sequence CCCAAAAAGAGGGCCGCCCACCAGAAGACAAAGACCTAGCCACTATGACCGACGGTGCAGATGCAAAAAAACGTTTCATGGTGGCCAACCTGCGGCTGGTGGTTAGCATTGCCAAAAAATACCCCTTGCCGGCCAGCATGGAGTTACTGGATCTTATCCAAGAGGGTATCCTCGGACTGGACCGTGCCGTGGACAAGTTTGACTGGCGCAAAGGGTTTAAGTTCTCTACCTATGCCACTTGGTGGATTCGCCAGGCAGTGGGCCGGGCACTTGACCAAAAAGGTAGCCTCGTCCGCATTCGTGGCGAGGCAGGCCCCAACCTCCGGCGGGCTCTCAGGGAAGGCGGCGAGGAAGCCCTAGATGGTGAACTTCTGAGAGTCTACCGCATATCCAGCCCTTTTTCGCTGAATAGGCCGAGCGATCCGAATGAGAAAAAGCTAGAGTTTGGCGATATGCTTGCCTCGGACGACAGCACCCCAGAAGACGTCGTGGTGCACGGCACCGGACTGTACCGTTCCATCGAAGAGACAAGCCATAAGATGACCGACGAACAACGTCAAGCTGTAGAAATGCGTTATATGGGGGACGACGAACCGCCCACCTTCGCCGAGATAGGCAAGGAACTGGGTGGCATCAGCGCAGAAGAGGCCAGAAAACTGACCGCCGCAGGCGTAGATGTATTGCGTGAACCTCTGGAAGTGCTCACCGAGTGGGCAAAGGCAGAAGCCCGGAAGAGAGAGCGCACCCAAGCACACAAGCGTAAGCGTGATGTACAAGCAGGCCAAGAATCTTAGCCTGTGCATAGAATTTCTCGCATTGCGGACTGGCCAGCCTCCGGGGATACGTGCGACAGCATGCCGAAGATACTTAATTGCAAAACTATACCACTTTTTAGATACTAGCCTAATGGAACTGCAAGCATGCGCAAAAACCGAACCGCTGGAATTCGCAGCCACAGAGGACACCGTTGAAGAAACGGTAGGTGAAATTGTCAGCGACGAAGCGCCCCTAGCACATAATGGGCTTGCACAAACCGTAATCCACCGCCAAATAGACACACCAGACGACCGCGAGGCCGAGCGGGCCAGTCGCCAAGAAGCCGCTCGCCAAAGGCGGCAACACCGTCTGCGCAGCCCACGCAGGACGGGCCAAGACTCTATGAGCTGGTACCTAAGCGAGATTAGCGTGGTCCCACTGCTGACCAAGAAGAAAGAGATCGAACTAGCAAAAGCCATCGAAACGGGCCGTACAGCAACCGAGCTGATCGACCAAGGACGTCGCTCTCGGAAACTTCACCAGACCGCGCAAGCAGGACAAGAAGCCAAGGATATCTTTATACGATCCAACCTGCGCCTGGTTGTCAGCGTTGCTAAAAAATACCGAGTACCACCGAGTATGGAATTACTAGATTTGATCCAAGAAGGCAATCTGGGGCTGGAGCATGCAGTTGATAAATTTGAGTGGCGCAAAGGATTCAAGTTCTCCACCTATGCTACCTGGTGGATCAAACAAGCAATCGGACGGGCGCTTGACCAAAAAGCCAACCTGATACGCCTGAAGGGCACTCTGCCAGGAGAACTACGCGGGGCGTTGGCAGCTCAGACACAAGGGTATGATGACACTACGGGCGAACAGCTCGAGGGTGAACTGGGCCTGGCCTATCGGGCCGCCACCCCCGCCTCTCTTAGCAATGGCAACGAAGATGAACCCGGGCTGGACAACCTGCTACCTTCGCCGCTCAAGGGACCCGAAGAGACCCTGATTGACAACGCCGACAGAGCAACGCAGTATCAGTCCATCGAAGAGGCCGCTCACGCCATGAATCCTACACAACTAAGCGCAGTTAAACTGCGATATCTTGGGCCCGAAAAGCTCAGCTACCGAGCCGTTGGCGAGCAGTTAGGCGTGTCGCCCGAAGGAGCCAGACGCAATGTCATGAAAGGCCTGAAGATCATTCGTCAGGCACTAAAAGACCAAATCCAGGAGCCTGAGACTATTTAGTCATAACGGCTAACATCTCATATACTTCTTTCATGACACTGCAAATTTATGGCGAAGCTGCTAATTCCGGACTATCCCCTGAAGGTGAACCAGCAGGCTCACTGGCGGTAGAGGAATCCACGTTTGTCTATGAAGCCGCGCAAAGCGAACGGCTCCGGTCCGTCCGTGAAAGGCGGCACCTCCGTCTAGGCGGCTCCCGACCAGGGACGACAGATGCATTGAGCCAGTACCTATACGAAGTAGGAAGGTACGAACTCCTCACCAAAGAGGACGAGATACAGTTTTCTCAACAAATAGAAGCTGGCCGGGACGCCCTGCAACAAATCGAAAATGGCCAGGATGCCGTCGCCCATCGCCAAGCCGTACGCCAGGGTCAAGATGCTCGTACCCAGTTCGTGCAAGGTAACCTGCGCCTAGTAGTCAGCATTGCCCTGAAGTATCCGATACCGCCCTCCATGGAACTCTTGGACCTCATCCAAGAGGGTAATATTGGGTTAGGGTACGCAATTGATAAGTTCGATTGGCAGTATGGGCTTAAATTTTCTACCTATGCCACGTTTGCGATCCGGCACGCCATTAGTCGTGGCATGGATCGCGCGGCAAACGTCGTACGTTTACCATCCGGCCTGCCAGCGCAGCTCCGAGAAGCCCTCCGGAATCAGACCATGTGCCAGGGAGACCAGTCAGGCGACGACCTGCAGGGCGAAATGGGCAAGGCCTACCGAGCAGTCACTCCAACATCTCTAAATATGCCACTAGGCGAAGGGGACGACTCCGGCGAACTAGGCCAGATTATTCCGTCAGAAGGCCCCGGCACCGAAGAGCTGGCCGCCGCCAAGGTTCTTCAGCATGAAGTCCGCAAGCACCTCGATAACGCCAGCCTCTCCCCCAAGCAAAAGTTAGCCATGCAACTGCGCTTTTTGGACCCGGATGACCCCGAGCCAACCTTTCAGGCTATCGGACAGCGTATGGGAGGCGTCACTGGCGAGGCCGCTAGAATGACCCTCGACCGCGCACTGGCCAGCTTTCAGCGCTATCTACGCAGCAATAATCTAGATGATAACCTACTGGACAACAGAGGTGAGTTGTAGTATAGTTGGTCCGTTACGCACTACAAACAAGGAGCACAGTAAAATAGGAATTTATTCATATTTTACGAGCATCCGCAGTTTGTATCGGTCCCGAAGGGACAGATACTAAAACGTAGGAGAACAGTCCAAGCTTCAATGGCACTGTTCGCAAAAGGAGAACTACTTATGGCAAAAGCCATCAAAGCAAATCTAAAAATGAAAATTCGCGGCGGACAAGCCAGCGCAGCCCCACCCGTGGGTAGCACACTGGGTCAGTACGGCGTGAACATGATGGATTTCATCAATCCCTTCAACGAAGGTACCAAAGACCGTCAGGGCCAAGACCTGACCGTCCATATTACTATTTTCGAAGACCGCACTATGGCCTGGCGCGTGGTCGGCACCCCAACCGACGATCTGATCCGCAAGGCATTAGGTGTCCAGAAAGGCTCTGGCCGACCCAACACCGAGAAGCTACCCAAGAAGCTGAGCGACGCTCAGCTAACCGAGATCGCCGAGACCAAAGCCGGCGACATGAACACCGACGATATCCCAGCCGTCAAAAAGATGGTAGCCGGCACTGCCCGCAGCATGGGCGTAGAAGTCGAAGGCTAGATATGTCACCAGAAGCCGAACCAATGATCCATCCGCTAGACACAATGGAAGCAGCCGCTCAGGCTCTCCAGGACGCCCGAGATCAGTTGAAAGAAGCAGGCGGCAACTTTAACAGAGCGCTACAGGCCGCACACCAAGTCTACGGCAGCCTAGATCCAGAGGACCGGCAAAATTTAGGACCAATAGCAGATGCAGTCATGCGTCAGAATAACAATGGCTATAGTCCCAACGACCGCTAACGTTTAACTAACTTGTGGGAGGCAGATATGCCGCTGGCACCACGAAAGGATAAGAATTTATGGCAAAGAAAGCAGAACTACTAGAACAAGCCAAAGCACTTGGCTTGGAAGTAACCGATAAAAACACCATTGCAGAGCTAGAGACCGCAATCAAAGGCGCAGACACACCCCAAGAAGAGGTTGTTATCGCCGGCGAAGCAGCAGAAGCCGCAGTTGCACCCACAGAAGACGAAGAAAAAGCCACCACCAAGGCTGGTAAGCGTAGTGTCAAAGGCGTCAAAGAAGCCGAAGAAAAGCAGGCGAAGCTAGAACGCCAACAGCATGCTGCCGAGGAAAAGGCAGAGGCCGACAAACCAAAGGTTCAGCAAAAGCCCGCTCGCAGCAAGCTCGAGCGCCGCAGCAAAACCTACCGCAAATTGGCCGAGCAGATCGAAAAAGGCAAAGCCTACAGCCTGACCGAAGGTCTGGATCTGGCTACAAAGACCAATCCTGTCAAGTTTGACGCAACCGTAGAGGTCCACATCCGCCTGGGCGTAGATCCTCGCCAGGCCGACCAGAACATTCGCGACACTCTGGTCCTGCCAGCCGGAACCGGCAAAGCCGTTCGCGTAGCCGTATACGCTGACGTTGACGATGTAGCCAAGGCCAAAAAAGCCGGCGCCGATATCGCCGCAGGCGACGAGTTTTTACAGCAGCTAGACAAGGGCACTATCGACTTTGACGTCCTGGTAGCCACCCCAGCTATGATGCCCAAGCTTGGTAAGTACGCTCGTATACTTGGTCCAAAAGGTCTCATGCCCAACCCAAAGAGTGGCACCGTTGCCGCTGACGTAGCCAAGGCCGTCACCGAGGCCAAAGCTGGCCGGGTAGAATACCGCGTAGACAGCACTGGTATTGTGCATGTTGGTATTGGCAAGGTAAGCTTTGGGGCTGACAAGCTGACGCAGAATGCCCGC is a window from the Verrucomicrobiia bacterium genome containing:
- a CDS encoding sigma-70 family RNA polymerase sigma factor encodes the protein MQTYVEGGQEVLEHFTAPADEIKAPDTESPEEQSAEEVGSLTGDEATMSYDGLASATTPEAPATDDADMKARIAARRERRHRRMQTGHRQGGADALGAFLNEIGTVSLLTANDEKELAQTIEAGRKAEKRTNMAQKEGRPPEDKDLATMTDGADAKKRFMVANLRLVVSIAKKYPLPASMELLDLIQEGILGLDRAVDKFDWRKGFKFSTYATWWIRQAVGRALDQKGSLVRIRGEAGPNLRRALREGGEEALDGELLRVYRISSPFSLNRPSDPNEKKLEFGDMLASDDSTPEDVVVHGTGLYRSIEETSHKMTDEQRQAVEMRYMGDDEPPTFAEIGKELGGISAEEARKLTAAGVDVLREPLEVLTEWAKAEARKRERTQAHKRKRDVQAGQES
- a CDS encoding sigma-70 family RNA polymerase sigma factor, with product MTLQIYGEAANSGLSPEGEPAGSLAVEESTFVYEAAQSERLRSVRERRHLRLGGSRPGTTDALSQYLYEVGRYELLTKEDEIQFSQQIEAGRDALQQIENGQDAVAHRQAVRQGQDARTQFVQGNLRLVVSIALKYPIPPSMELLDLIQEGNIGLGYAIDKFDWQYGLKFSTYATFAIRHAISRGMDRAANVVRLPSGLPAQLREALRNQTMCQGDQSGDDLQGEMGKAYRAVTPTSLNMPLGEGDDSGELGQIIPSEGPGTEELAAAKVLQHEVRKHLDNASLSPKQKLAMQLRFLDPDDPEPTFQAIGQRMGGVTGEAARMTLDRALASFQRYLRSNNLDDNLLDNRGEL
- the rplK gene encoding 50S ribosomal protein L11, with the translated sequence MAKAIKANLKMKIRGGQASAAPPVGSTLGQYGVNMMDFINPFNEGTKDRQGQDLTVHITIFEDRTMAWRVVGTPTDDLIRKALGVQKGSGRPNTEKLPKKLSDAQLTEIAETKAGDMNTDDIPAVKKMVAGTARSMGVEVEG
- a CDS encoding sigma-70 family RNA polymerase sigma factor translates to MELQACAKTEPLEFAATEDTVEETVGEIVSDEAPLAHNGLAQTVIHRQIDTPDDREAERASRQEAARQRRQHRLRSPRRTGQDSMSWYLSEISVVPLLTKKKEIELAKAIETGRTATELIDQGRRSRKLHQTAQAGQEAKDIFIRSNLRLVVSVAKKYRVPPSMELLDLIQEGNLGLEHAVDKFEWRKGFKFSTYATWWIKQAIGRALDQKANLIRLKGTLPGELRGALAAQTQGYDDTTGEQLEGELGLAYRAATPASLSNGNEDEPGLDNLLPSPLKGPEETLIDNADRATQYQSIEEAAHAMNPTQLSAVKLRYLGPEKLSYRAVGEQLGVSPEGARRNVMKGLKIIRQALKDQIQEPETI